One window from the genome of Rufibacter tibetensis encodes:
- a CDS encoding TMEM175 family protein, whose product MKTGRLEAFSDGVLAIIITIMVLEIKVPHEPTFDALTPLLPIFLSYLLSFIYIGIYWNNHHHMLHSTEKINGPILWANLHLLFWISLIPFATGWVGENHFAAPALAVYGVILFMSSVAYWILEQLIIRKNGKHSLLAVAVGKDLKGKLSPILYLVAILATFVIPWVAQAIYIVVALIWLIPDTRIERIYDKEELLHQQHQREREREQEPV is encoded by the coding sequence ATGAAAACCGGAAGATTAGAAGCCTTTAGTGATGGGGTCCTGGCCATCATCATCACCATCATGGTGCTGGAAATCAAAGTGCCCCATGAACCCACCTTTGACGCGCTTACGCCCCTACTTCCAATTTTTCTGAGTTACCTGCTCAGTTTTATCTACATAGGCATTTACTGGAACAACCACCACCACATGCTGCACAGCACCGAGAAGATCAACGGTCCTATTTTGTGGGCCAACCTGCACCTGCTGTTCTGGATTTCCCTCATTCCCTTTGCCACCGGTTGGGTGGGCGAAAACCATTTTGCTGCCCCTGCCCTTGCCGTGTATGGAGTCATTTTGTTTATGTCTTCGGTGGCGTACTGGATTCTGGAGCAGCTCATCATCAGAAAGAATGGCAAACATTCGCTGCTGGCCGTTGCCGTGGGCAAAGACCTGAAAGGCAAACTATCACCCATTCTGTACCTGGTCGCCATATTGGCCACGTTTGTGATTCCATGGGTGGCCCAGGCCATTTACATAGTAGTAGCGCTGATCTGGCTTATTCCAGACACCCGCATTGAGCGAATCTATGACAAAGAAGAATTGCTGCACCAACAGCACCAACGGGAGCGAGAGCGGGAACAGGAACCTGTGTAG
- the uvrA gene encoding excinuclease ABC subunit UvrA, which yields MAPDPLPKIKQDFTGFITVRGAREHNLKNVDLTIPRDALVVFTGVSGSGKSSLAFGTLYAEAQRRYLESVSPYARRLFHQMAVPEVDAIEGLPPAVALQQQRGTPTARSSVGSVTTLSNLVRMLYSRAGDYPPGQAIIYAEAFSPNTPEGACPTCHGLGRIYAVTEQSMVPDPSLTIRERAIAAWPTAWGGQNQRDILVTLGYDVDTPWRELPQKDRDWILFTEEQPVVPVYPGYTPEQTRRALQRKEEPNYMGTFTSARRHVFHTFANTNSPQMKKRVLQYMLHTDCPTCHGKRLNPAALSVTFAGYDITELSRLPLQRVAQTLQPYVNASATGPAAQNEAHPEQQIAKQRIAQDLVARIQVLLDLGLGYLSLERSTPTLSPGELQRLRLATQLYSHLFGVVYVLDEPSAGLHPSDTVALLTALANLKKAGNSLFVVEHNLDVIRQADWLVDVGPAAGEKGGEILYSGPPEGLQQVPNSQTAAYLFGTAPAQTRPRRTPTGWLKLSGVTRNNLQNLSAAFPLGVFTTVTGVSGSGKSSLVSQVLVELVADHLGQEIQPEEEEAGQLESPAPQTLGGRIVSGLEHIKRLVRVDQKAIGRTPRSNMATYTGLFDHVRKLFAETPLAKKRRYDAGRFSFNVAKGRCANCQGEGFVMVELLFLPSVYAPCPVCHGARYNAQTLEVTYRDLNIAQVLDLTVDAAHAFFDEEPTLHRILTVLREVGLGYLRLGQPATELSGGEAQRIKLATELQRLSRGNTLYVLDEPTTGLHPADVDKLMAQLEKLVDAGNTVLVVEHTMRVAATSDWVIDIGPGAGEEGGQIVATGMPEEVAGASMSRTAAFLAKELEAY from the coding sequence ATGGCACCAGATCCCTTACCGAAGATCAAGCAAGATTTCACCGGCTTCATCACCGTCCGCGGGGCTCGTGAGCATAACCTGAAAAACGTAGACCTTACCATCCCCAGAGATGCGCTGGTGGTGTTCACGGGCGTGTCGGGGTCGGGGAAGTCATCGCTGGCGTTCGGGACGCTGTACGCCGAGGCCCAGCGCCGTTACCTGGAGAGTGTGAGTCCGTACGCGCGGCGGCTGTTCCACCAGATGGCCGTGCCCGAGGTAGACGCCATTGAGGGCCTGCCCCCGGCCGTGGCCCTGCAGCAGCAACGCGGCACGCCCACCGCCCGCTCCAGCGTGGGCAGCGTGACCACCCTCTCTAACCTGGTGCGCATGCTGTACTCGCGCGCCGGAGACTACCCGCCGGGGCAAGCCATCATCTACGCCGAGGCGTTTTCGCCCAACACCCCCGAGGGCGCGTGCCCCACCTGCCACGGCCTGGGCCGCATCTATGCCGTCACCGAGCAAAGCATGGTGCCAGACCCTTCGCTCACCATCCGGGAGCGGGCCATTGCCGCCTGGCCCACTGCCTGGGGCGGCCAGAATCAGCGCGACATCCTGGTGACCCTGGGCTATGACGTAGACACGCCCTGGCGCGAGCTGCCCCAGAAAGACCGCGACTGGATCCTGTTCACCGAGGAGCAACCCGTAGTGCCCGTGTACCCCGGCTATACCCCAGAGCAAACCCGCCGCGCCCTCCAGCGCAAAGAAGAACCCAACTACATGGGCACCTTTACCAGCGCCCGGCGGCACGTGTTCCATACCTTCGCGAACACCAACAGCCCCCAGATGAAAAAGCGGGTGCTGCAGTACATGCTCCACACAGATTGCCCCACCTGCCACGGCAAACGCCTGAACCCCGCGGCACTTTCGGTCACCTTCGCGGGCTATGATATTACGGAGCTGTCGCGCCTGCCCCTGCAACGCGTAGCCCAAACCCTGCAACCGTACGTGAACGCTTCGGCCACCGGCCCCGCCGCCCAGAACGAGGCCCACCCCGAGCAACAGATTGCCAAGCAGCGCATTGCCCAGGACCTGGTGGCCCGCATTCAGGTGCTGCTGGACCTGGGCCTCGGGTACCTGTCTCTGGAACGAAGCACGCCCACCTTGTCGCCCGGCGAGTTGCAGCGCCTGCGGCTGGCCACGCAGCTGTACTCGCATCTGTTTGGCGTGGTGTACGTGCTGGACGAACCCTCGGCGGGGCTGCACCCCTCAGATACAGTGGCCCTGCTCACCGCCCTAGCCAACCTGAAGAAAGCGGGCAACTCCTTGTTTGTGGTGGAGCATAACCTGGACGTGATCCGGCAAGCCGATTGGCTCGTAGACGTAGGTCCCGCCGCTGGCGAGAAAGGCGGCGAAATCCTCTACAGCGGTCCGCCCGAAGGCCTGCAGCAGGTTCCCAATTCCCAAACTGCTGCCTACTTGTTCGGCACGGCCCCAGCGCAAACGCGCCCGCGCCGCACGCCCACCGGCTGGCTCAAACTCAGCGGCGTCACCCGCAACAACCTGCAGAACCTGAGTGCGGCCTTTCCGCTGGGCGTGTTCACCACCGTCACGGGCGTGTCGGGCTCGGGCAAGAGCAGTTTGGTGAGCCAGGTGCTGGTAGAATTGGTCGCCGACCACCTGGGCCAGGAGATACAACCCGAGGAAGAAGAAGCCGGTCAACTGGAAAGCCCCGCCCCGCAGACCCTGGGCGGTAGAATCGTGAGCGGCCTAGAGCACATCAAGCGGCTGGTGCGGGTAGACCAGAAAGCCATCGGCCGCACGCCCCGCTCCAACATGGCCACCTACACCGGCCTCTTCGACCACGTGCGCAAACTCTTCGCCGAGACGCCGCTCGCCAAAAAACGCCGCTATGACGCCGGCCGCTTCTCGTTCAACGTGGCCAAAGGCCGCTGCGCCAACTGCCAGGGCGAAGGCTTCGTGATGGTGGAACTGCTCTTTTTGCCCAGCGTGTACGCGCCCTGCCCCGTCTGCCACGGTGCCCGCTACAACGCCCAGACCCTGGAAGTGACCTACCGCGACCTCAACATCGCCCAGGTCCTGGACCTCACCGTAGACGCCGCCCATGCCTTTTTTGACGAAGAACCCACCCTCCACCGCATCCTCACCGTGCTGCGCGAAGTAGGCCTTGGCTACCTGCGCCTCGGCCAACCCGCCACCGAACTCTCCGGCGGCGAAGCCCAGCGCATCAAACTCGCCACCGAACTCCAACGCCTCAGCCGCGGCAACACCCTCTACGTCTTAGATGAACCCACCACCGGCCTGCACCCCGCCGACGTTGACAAACTCATGGCCCAACTGGAGAAACTGGTAGACGCCGGCAATACCGTGCTGGTGGTAGAACACACCATGCGCGTCGCCGCCACCTCCGACTGGGTGATTGACATCGGCCCCGGCGCAGGGGAGGAGGGTGGCCAGATTGTAGCAACTGGTATGCCGGAGGAAGTAGCGGGGGCCTCCATGAGCCGTACTGCCGCTTTTCTGGCGAAGGAGTTGGAAGCCTATTAA
- a CDS encoding PKD domain-containing protein, which yields MHIIQSSCKIILFLVLLLVFSQYNLLQAQSKRANNWYFSHRSGIDFNQTPPVPAAGGQVQSTFISSATISDENGNLLFYTDGHSVWNKNHVQMPNGFGLTKGALSNYNQTSVIVPKPGSTNIYFIFTTNQAGLNVEHGLFYAVVDLSFQNGLGDVVQKNIFLQQHMNRGLTAVQHANGNDYWVIGHQWGSVNYMSYRVTREGVSPEPVVSAGTVNQTWWGGWTGGQSKASPDGAWLATVAENGIELAKFSTYTGKVREPFMIKDPEVHYNPFKGVEFSPNSNVLYGGSLYEGFLQFDLTKETPNDIVKSFKRVRDAGRNTSEDLQVAPDGKIYVGKGGGQWDGLLTIGNISNPNSLETNDKYNQDAMHMQGLVTGSRLPTFVTSFFATPPAINYSNVCLGENTLFSAAGIGSRDSIRWFFSDPASGSANTSTTMNTAHTFTTQGTYNVALRVYLGGSYKQLEQQVTIIQKPAVNLGSDVRACSNEIVTLDAGEGTTYLWSTGATTRKINVTVSDEYWVEVSNGFCSSKDIIKVEITQLPVLDLGPDQLLCSTSPITLSVGTTNQHYKVKWSTGETTPSIQIKESGLYWAEVTKEVCIVRDEIQISYNGLTNLTIKASTTSPKYDEMISLEATGDRLTSFKWDLGDGTTSAATTPFHTYEFAGTYPILLTAYNAFGCTAEASTQVVVAPYIFIPNIFTPNGDGKNDAFQITYNDRGPFDIKIFNRWGKQVYQAKNKDFQWDGTGFSDGVYFYMISSETNTYKGYVEIVR from the coding sequence ATGCACATAATTCAATCTTCCTGTAAAATTATCCTTTTCCTTGTTCTGCTTCTAGTTTTTTCTCAATACAATCTTCTACAAGCCCAGAGTAAAAGAGCCAACAACTGGTACTTCTCCCATAGATCTGGTATAGATTTCAACCAAACCCCACCCGTTCCGGCTGCTGGGGGACAAGTGCAGTCCACCTTTATTAGTTCAGCTACCATTAGTGATGAAAATGGCAATTTGCTTTTTTATACGGATGGTCATTCTGTCTGGAATAAGAATCATGTGCAGATGCCCAATGGGTTTGGATTAACAAAAGGAGCTTTAAGTAATTACAATCAAACGTCCGTAATCGTACCCAAACCTGGCTCCACCAATATTTACTTTATTTTTACTACAAACCAAGCTGGTCTTAATGTAGAGCATGGCCTCTTTTATGCCGTAGTAGATCTTTCCTTTCAAAATGGGTTGGGAGATGTTGTACAGAAAAACATTTTCCTCCAACAGCACATGAATCGTGGGCTAACGGCAGTACAACATGCCAATGGAAATGATTATTGGGTAATTGGCCACCAATGGGGATCTGTTAATTACATGAGTTATAGAGTTACGAGGGAAGGCGTAAGCCCAGAACCTGTTGTAAGTGCAGGTACCGTCAACCAAACCTGGTGGGGAGGCTGGACAGGAGGCCAATCTAAAGCCTCACCAGATGGTGCATGGCTTGCTACAGTAGCAGAAAATGGAATTGAATTAGCTAAGTTTTCTACCTACACAGGAAAGGTGCGTGAACCCTTTATGATCAAAGATCCTGAGGTGCATTATAATCCCTTTAAAGGAGTAGAATTTTCACCCAATTCAAACGTGCTCTATGGGGGAAGTCTGTATGAAGGTTTTCTTCAGTTTGATTTAACCAAAGAAACCCCAAACGACATTGTCAAGTCATTTAAAAGAGTCAGAGATGCAGGAAGAAATACAAGCGAAGATTTACAGGTAGCGCCAGACGGAAAAATATATGTAGGCAAAGGAGGCGGACAATGGGACGGATTGTTAACCATAGGCAATATAAGTAATCCGAATTCTCTGGAAACGAATGATAAATACAACCAAGATGCTATGCACATGCAGGGCTTAGTGACAGGCTCAAGGTTACCTACCTTTGTCACCAGTTTTTTTGCTACTCCCCCCGCTATCAATTACTCAAATGTTTGTTTAGGGGAAAACACCTTGTTTTCTGCCGCTGGCATTGGAAGCCGTGACTCAATCAGATGGTTCTTCTCAGATCCGGCTTCAGGTAGCGCCAACACCTCAACTACCATGAACACGGCCCATACGTTTACTACACAAGGTACCTATAACGTAGCGCTGCGGGTATATCTGGGAGGTTCTTACAAACAGTTGGAACAACAGGTAACCATTATTCAAAAGCCAGCAGTTAACCTGGGTTCAGATGTGAGGGCTTGTTCTAATGAAATAGTAACGCTAGATGCAGGAGAAGGTACTACTTATCTTTGGTCTACAGGAGCAACTACCAGAAAAATAAATGTAACTGTCTCAGACGAGTATTGGGTAGAGGTAAGCAATGGATTTTGTTCATCCAAAGACATTATCAAAGTAGAAATCACCCAACTTCCAGTTTTAGACTTAGGCCCAGATCAGTTGCTCTGCTCAACTTCTCCTATTACCTTGTCTGTGGGCACCACAAACCAACACTATAAGGTTAAGTGGTCAACAGGTGAAACAACTCCTTCTATTCAGATAAAGGAAAGTGGCCTTTATTGGGCCGAGGTAACCAAAGAAGTATGCATTGTAAGAGATGAGATTCAAATCAGTTACAATGGCTTAACTAATCTTACAATCAAAGCATCTACGACTTCCCCCAAATATGACGAGATGATATCCTTAGAAGCTACGGGTGATCGCCTGACTTCCTTCAAATGGGATTTAGGTGATGGCACAACATCAGCTGCAACAACCCCTTTTCATACGTATGAATTTGCTGGCACCTATCCAATTTTGCTTACAGCCTATAATGCCTTTGGCTGCACGGCCGAAGCTTCAACCCAAGTGGTAGTAGCACCTTACATATTCATACCTAATATCTTCACTCCCAACGGTGACGGAAAAAATGATGCTTTCCAAATCACGTACAATGACAGAGGCCCTTTTGACATAAAGATCTTCAACAGATGGGGCAAACAGGTGTACCAAGCCAAAAACAAAGACTTTCAATGGGATGGAACAGGCTTTAGTGATGGAGTTTACTTTTACATGATTAGTTCAGAAACCAACACTTACAAGGGGTATGTGGAAATAGTTCGCTAG
- a CDS encoding REP-associated tyrosine transposase translates to MSRKYKFYNQEGLYFVSFAVVYWIDVFTREEYFQIVTDSLAYCRKHKEMEIYAWCVMPSHVHLLFRAKDNNPGALLKDFKTHTSKQMQNAIAHNIQESRKEWMLWLMERAGLKSSNIQKRQFWQQHNQPVELWSPSIIDQKIDYIHQNPVEAGFVAEPHHWKYSSALDYSGGKGVLEIDIY, encoded by the coding sequence ATGAGCCGAAAGTATAAGTTCTACAATCAGGAAGGTTTGTACTTTGTGAGCTTTGCGGTGGTCTATTGGATAGATGTGTTTACCCGAGAGGAGTACTTCCAAATTGTGACGGATAGTCTTGCTTACTGTCGGAAACACAAAGAGATGGAAATTTATGCTTGGTGTGTGATGCCGAGCCATGTGCATCTGCTCTTCCGTGCGAAGGATAACAACCCAGGTGCCCTGCTGAAGGATTTCAAGACTCATACCTCAAAACAAATGCAGAATGCCATTGCCCATAACATTCAGGAAAGCCGAAAAGAGTGGATGCTGTGGTTGATGGAGCGTGCTGGTTTGAAAAGCAGCAATATTCAAAAAAGGCAATTCTGGCAGCAGCATAACCAGCCTGTTGAGTTGTGGAGCCCTTCGATAATAGACCAGAAAATAGACTATATCCATCAAAACCCGGTTGAAGCTGGCTTTGTGGCGGAACCGCATCATTGGAAGTACAGCAGTGCCCTGGATTATAGTGGGGGTAAGGGCGTGTTGGAGATAGACATTTACTAA
- a CDS encoding ATP-binding protein has translation MSDFDFSTLNSADLEELVCDLLNAEERKNQSQICFKTFKDGKDKGIDLLYSTEDCEYEIVGQVKHYYRSGFSLMIKELVGKEKDKVLKLQPNKYIFATSVDLSVSNTEEIKNVFAPYIKSLNDIYGKKDLNRLIDSNKSVLDRHFKLWFSSAEILLKILKYNIEGRSNEFKETFLKKKFRLYVNTPILEDAKDKLERNNFVIITGEPGAGKTTTAELILYDYLKNDFMLSYIYDDIKEIESVLKEDETKQIFYYDDFLGHNAYEIIRAKSSETAFLRILQRINRSKNKKIIFTTRTFILNEAVSESEKLRRFNLKTRESILKLNAYSWDMKASILKNHINESEIDDILKFVISDKIVFNYIVSHNNFSPRSVEYITSSDNIKHFSAEAYRNFIIENFNNPDEIWRHAYEQQINDIDRFLLNTLVCFGDTADVSELEIAFNYRIDYEVRINNFIKPMNAFKTSYIKLEGGFIEQETRNLKIIKFINPSLIDFLVSYLRNDIEEVKRISESAYYLDQLTRRLFPPVKKSSIPVVSDRLESILLYNYDFFVGKGVIYLKDYEYNYDQYDTGCDFLEIAVLIYFYVKNDKVEETVINVLRRIDDWSFLYFYVYSRYIFNDFIANVESDLINEFLKDLIPNIVDLLISAERDYVEVLNVIELITEKFEIDFVYILNNNKKYNLEDHVKELLDEKIENDIEELLTISMAQDFVDHKERETKDLIQKFKEYGLDVKVNLAEYGKYNWWDIGFENYFEDQMRKDD, from the coding sequence ATGTCTGATTTTGATTTTTCAACATTGAATAGTGCTGATTTAGAGGAACTAGTTTGTGACTTATTGAATGCAGAGGAAAGAAAAAATCAATCTCAGATTTGCTTCAAAACTTTCAAGGATGGAAAGGATAAAGGTATTGATTTGCTATATTCTACTGAAGATTGTGAGTATGAAATAGTTGGTCAAGTGAAACACTATTATAGGAGTGGTTTTTCTTTGATGATTAAGGAGCTTGTAGGAAAAGAGAAAGATAAAGTATTAAAGCTTCAACCAAACAAGTATATTTTTGCTACCTCAGTAGATTTAAGTGTGTCGAATACTGAAGAAATTAAGAATGTTTTTGCCCCTTATATAAAAAGCCTTAATGATATATATGGTAAGAAGGATTTAAATAGATTAATTGATTCAAATAAAAGTGTACTTGATAGACATTTTAAGCTTTGGTTTTCTAGTGCTGAAATATTGCTTAAAATACTTAAATACAATATTGAAGGAAGGTCTAATGAGTTTAAGGAAACTTTTCTTAAGAAAAAATTTAGGTTGTATGTAAATACACCCATTTTAGAAGATGCAAAAGATAAGCTTGAAAGAAATAATTTTGTGATTATTACTGGTGAACCTGGAGCAGGTAAAACAACAACAGCAGAATTGATTTTGTATGATTATTTAAAAAACGATTTTATGTTGTCATATATCTATGATGATATAAAAGAAATAGAAAGTGTCTTGAAGGAAGACGAGACAAAACAAATATTTTATTATGATGATTTTTTGGGTCATAATGCTTATGAGATTATAAGGGCGAAAAGTTCCGAAACTGCATTTCTTCGAATCCTTCAGAGAATTAACAGATCAAAAAATAAAAAAATAATATTCACTACACGTACTTTTATACTTAATGAAGCTGTTTCAGAGTCTGAAAAACTAAGACGTTTTAACCTAAAGACAAGAGAAAGTATATTGAAATTGAATGCTTATTCATGGGATATGAAAGCTTCAATTTTAAAAAATCATATTAATGAATCTGAGATAGATGATATTTTAAAATTTGTAATAAGTGATAAAATTGTGTTTAATTATATTGTTAGTCATAATAATTTTTCTCCTAGATCTGTAGAGTATATTACATCTTCAGATAATATTAAACACTTTTCTGCTGAAGCTTATAGAAACTTCATTATCGAGAACTTCAATAATCCAGATGAGATATGGAGGCATGCATACGAGCAGCAGATTAATGATATTGACCGTTTTCTATTGAATACTTTGGTGTGTTTTGGTGATACTGCTGATGTTAGTGAACTTGAAATAGCTTTTAATTACAGAATTGATTATGAAGTAAGAATTAATAATTTTATCAAGCCAATGAATGCTTTTAAAACTTCCTATATTAAATTAGAAGGTGGTTTTATAGAGCAAGAAACAAGAAATTTAAAAATTATAAAATTTATTAATCCTTCTCTTATTGACTTTCTAGTTAGCTATTTGCGTAATGATATAGAAGAAGTAAAGAGGATTAGTGAATCGGCTTACTATTTAGATCAATTGACGCGGAGACTTTTTCCTCCTGTAAAAAAATCTTCTATTCCAGTTGTGTCAGATAGATTAGAGAGTATACTGCTCTACAATTATGATTTTTTTGTAGGTAAAGGGGTTATATATTTGAAAGACTATGAATATAATTATGATCAATATGATACTGGATGCGATTTCTTAGAAATTGCTGTATTGATATATTTTTATGTTAAAAATGATAAAGTTGAAGAAACTGTAATAAATGTCTTGAGAAGGATAGATGATTGGAGTTTTTTATATTTCTATGTGTATTCAAGATATATTTTCAATGATTTTATTGCAAATGTAGAGTCTGATTTAATTAATGAATTTTTAAAAGATTTAATTCCTAATATAGTTGACCTGTTGATTTCAGCCGAAAGGGATTATGTGGAGGTGTTAAATGTTATTGAATTAATAACAGAAAAATTTGAGATTGATTTTGTTTATATATTAAATAACAATAAAAAATATAACTTAGAAGATCATGTAAAGGAGTTGTTAGATGAAAAGATAGAAAATGATATAGAAGAGTTGCTTACAATCTCTATGGCTCAGGATTTTGTTGATCATAAAGAAAGAGAAACAAAAGATTTAATTCAAAAATTTAAAGAATATGGTTTGGATGTTAAAGTGAATTTAGCAGAATATGGTAAATATAATTGGTGGGATATAGGTTTTGAAAATTATTTTGAAGATCAAATGAGAAAGGATGATTAA
- a CDS encoding DUF1624 domain-containing protein: MLRTEASTPLAQSRQTRVSSIDVVRGLAIVLMALDHVRDLWHTTALVQDPLSFDTTTPALFLTRWVTHFCAPTFVFLAGTSAYLSLMRDGDYGRAQRFLLSRGVWHMVLEITVVGFGIWLALFLTNNKNPSL, translated from the coding sequence ATGCTCCGCACCGAAGCTTCTACTCCGCTGGCGCAATCCCGCCAAACCCGGGTTTCCTCCATTGATGTGGTGCGGGGCTTGGCCATTGTGCTCATGGCGCTGGACCACGTGCGCGATCTGTGGCACACCACGGCGCTGGTGCAGGACCCGCTGTCGTTTGACACCACTACCCCGGCCCTGTTCCTGACGCGCTGGGTCACGCATTTCTGCGCGCCCACCTTTGTGTTCCTGGCGGGCACCTCGGCGTACCTCTCCCTGATGCGGGACGGAGACTACGGGCGCGCCCAACGGTTCCTGTTGTCGCGCGGGGTCTGGCACATGGTGCTGGAGATCACGGTGGTGGGCTTCGGCATCTGGCTTGCCCTCTTCCTCACAAATAATAAGAACCCCAGTTTATAG